Genomic DNA from Streptomyces sp. NBC_01571:
CAGGGCCAGTGTCGACGGGCGGACGGTCCCGCTCACCGTCGCGGCGAGCCGGGCGAGGCTGCGGCCGGGCCAGGCCGGGCTCGACACCCTGCGTGTCGAGTGCCGGATGACGGCCCCGCTCCCCGAGGCGGCCACGGTGTCGCTGGGCTTCCGCGGCGCGGGAACCGACCGGGGACCTGGCTGGCGCGAGATCACGGCGCGCGGCGACCGGATGACGCTCACCGCGTCGGACGTACCGAGGACGTCGGTGTCCCGGGAACTGACCAGCTACCCCAAGGCGCTGCTCTCCTCCCCCGCCGACACCGCGACCGCCTCCCTGCGGATCCGCCCCGGCGGTCCCGCGCTGACCGAGGAGGGACCGGCCGCGCCCGGCGCCTCCGTCCTCCCGCGCGGCGCCGACCGCTGGACCCGGGCCCTGGACAACCTGGTCGCCCAGCACGACCTCACCCTCGGCTTCGCCATGCTGGCCCTGGTCGTCTCGGTGGGCCTGGGCGCGCTGCACGCGCTCGCGCCGGGCCACGGCAAGACCTTGATGGCCGCGACGGCGGCGGCCCGGGGCGGCCGGGCCGGGCTGCGCGACGTGCTCCCGCTGGCCGCCTCGGTCACGGTCACCCACACCCTGGGCGTCGTCGCCCTCGGCCTCCTGGTGACGGCCGGCTCCGCCGCCGCGCCCTCCGTGATCGCGTGGCTGGGCATCGCGAGCGGCGTGCTGGTGACGTGCGCCGGTGTCACGCTCGTACGGCGCGCATGGCGCAACAGGGCACCCGCGCAGGGGCTCGCGCCGGGGCGCCGCCGAGGCCGCACACACGACCACGACCATGGCAGCGACCACCACCGCGACCACAGCCATGAACACGGTCACGGCCTCTCTCCTGAACACGAGCACGGCCGCGAGCATCCCCACGGCCCCGCACACGACCACTCGGACCACGCCGGCCACCCCCACGAGCACGCCGAGCGGCAAGAGCGCCCGCTGGTCCTCGCGCACGCCCACACGTCCGCCGTCGCGACGGTCCAGGGCGGTGCGCACCACCCCCACAGTGCGCTGCGCGAGCATCCGCACCACCCCGATCACCACCATCACCACCACGATCACGACCACCCGCACAGCGGCACGGTCTCCCCGGCCCTCGAACACACCCACGGCGGCTCCACCCACACCCACGCCGTGGCCCCCACGATCCGCGGCACGATCCTGCTCGGCTTCGCCGGCGGGCTCGTGCCCAGTCCGTCCGCCGTCGTCGTCCTGGTCGGCGCCGCGGCCCTGGGACAGGCGTGGTTCGGCCTGCTCCTCGTACTCGCGTACGGCGTCGGGCTGGCCCTGACACTGACCGCGGCCGGGTTCGCCGTCGTCAAGCTCGGCAGTGGCATGAACCGGGCGCTGGCGAAGCGTGCGCGGTGGGCCGAGGGGACGGCCGCGGCCCTGGTCCGCAGGACGGCGCCGCTCGGTTCGGCGTTCGTCGTCGTGGCCCTGGGGGCCGGATTGGTGTTCA
This window encodes:
- a CDS encoding sulfite exporter TauE/SafE family protein, encoding MTPRRLFASCAAVLTAACALVLVPGGAASAHPLGNFTVNRYDGLVAAPGQLRVDHVEDLAEIPATQAKPDIEKLGMADWARQRCGTAAHGSRASVDGRTVPLTVAASRARLRPGQAGLDTLRVECRMTAPLPEAATVSLGFRGAGTDRGPGWREITARGDRMTLTASDVPRTSVSRELTSYPKALLSSPADTATASLRIRPGGPALTEEGPAAPGASVLPRGADRWTRALDNLVAQHDLTLGFAMLALVVSVGLGALHALAPGHGKTLMAATAAARGGRAGLRDVLPLAASVTVTHTLGVVALGLLVTAGSAAAPSVIAWLGIASGVLVTCAGVTLVRRAWRNRAPAQGLAPGRRRGRTHDHDHGSDHHRDHSHEHGHGLSPEHEHGREHPHGPAHDHSDHAGHPHEHAERQERPLVLAHAHTSAVATVQGGAHHPHSALREHPHHPDHHHHHHDHDHPHSGTVSPALEHTHGGSTHTHAVAPTIRGTILLGFAGGLVPSPSAVVVLVGAAALGQAWFGLLLVLAYGVGLALTLTAAGFAVVKLGSGMNRALAKRARWAEGTAAALVRRTAPLGSAFVVVALGAGLVFKGAASALG